Proteins co-encoded in one Stomoxys calcitrans chromosome 5, idStoCalc2.1, whole genome shotgun sequence genomic window:
- the LOC131997746 gene encoding uncharacterized protein LOC131997746: MSDYIIKEQSIRINKRQFWSDSKDLLYWIRSDARKFKQFVALRIGEILENSTVKEWRWVPTADNVADEGTKWSKIPEFDSTGRWFIGPSFLRSEESCWPTTTFSNTDHKEFEILCHVEERHAPTLTLFDICADPTRFSKWEKLRRTQSYVLKFLKSIVKHDKKSAVLKMLLNITEMHSVELLIFRNCQEEAFIEEISCLKLKTKQISRKSLLFKCSPYLDEMGVLRMKGRIDVAESVSMETKRPVILPRKHIVSKLLVDFYHRRYHHHHNEIVVNEVRQKYWIPGLRALVRSVAKDCQACKNKLVMPCSPEMGDLPSERVAAFTRPFTYTGVDYFGPFDVTVGRRREKRWGVLFTCLTVRAIHLEIAPSLSTDSFMLVFGQFVSRRGTPKRILSDNGTNFRGASRLLSKEIENISANELEYSYPEIEWRFIPPASPHMVGAWERMVRSVKSVLMEILPHASLREETLRAAMADVENIINSRPLTYVPLETEEAEALTPNHFLLGSSSGIRERGSEDDGGSILFKHFKIAGQLADQFWKRWVREYLPNLTRRSKWFTKSPEPIVIGDIVIVVDESSKRGLWPKGVVIDVHKGKDQQVRSAVVKTMKGLVTRPVVKLAKLDVMK; encoded by the coding sequence ATGTCAGATTATATAATCAAAGAGCAATCAATTAGAATTAACAAgagacaattttggtccgattcgaaGGATTTACTATATTGGATTCGTTCGGATGCACGGAAATTTAAGCAATTCGTTGCACTCCGTATTggcgaaatattggaaaattcGACTGTTAAAGAATGGAGATGGGTCCCAACCGCAGATAATGTGGCAGACGAAGGCACAAAGTGGTCCAAGATTCCAGAGTTTGACAGCACGGGCAGATGGTTCATCGGCCCATCATTTTTACGGTCAGAAGAAAGTTGTTGGCCCACAACTACATTTTCAAACACTGATCACAAAGAATTTGAGATTTTGTGTCACGTGGAGGAGAGACACGCTCCAACTTTAACGTTATTTGACATATGTGCTGATCCAACAAGGTTCAGCAAATGGGAAAAGCTGCGACGTACTCAGTCGTACGTCTTGAAATTCTTGAAATCAATTGTTAAACATGACAAGAAATCTGCAGTTTTGAAAATGCTATTAAACATAACCGAGATGCATAGTGTTGAATTACTGATATTCCGAAACTGTCAAGAAGAGGCCTTTATCGAAGAAATAAGTTGTTTAAAactaaaaaccaaacaaatctCCCGAAAAAGTTTACTCTTTAAATGTTCACCATATCTGGACGAAATGGGAGTACTGCGAATGAAAGGGCGAATTGACGTGGCAGAAAGTGTATCCATGGAAACAAAACGACCTGTGATTCTCCCACGGAAACACATCGTTTCAAAACTTCTGGTTGACTTTTATCATCGACGTTACCATCATCACCACAATGAAATCGTTGTTAACGAAGTTCGGCAGAAGTATTGGATACCGGGACTGCGAGCACTAGTGCGCTCTGTTGCGAAAGATTGTCAGGCCTGCAAAAACAAACTTGTGATGCCTTGTTCTCCAGAGATGGGCGACCTACCTTCAGAAAGAGTAGCTGCATTTACTCGTCCATTTACGTACACTGGCGTTGACTATTTTGGACCATTCGATGTGACAGTTGGGCGTCGACGAGAAAAAAGGTGGGGTGTACTCTTCACCTGTTTAACAGTTAGAGCCATTCACTTGGAGATTGCACCATCTCTCTCTACGGACTCGTTTATGTTGGTTTTTGGGCAGTTTGTCAGCCGACGTGGTACTCCTAAACGAATACTATCAGACAATGGGACAAACTTTCGAGGGGCAAGTCGTTTGTTgtcaaaagaaatagaaaatatCTCTGCAAACGAATTGGAATACAGTTATCCAGAGATTGAATGGCGTTTTATACCACCGGCTTCTCCGCATATGGTTGGCGCATGGGAGAGGATGGTTCGGTCAGTGAAGTCTGTCTTAATGGAGATATTACCTCATGCAAGTTTGAGAGAAGAGACTCTGAGAGCAGCGATGGCAGATGTTGAGAATATAATTAACTCAAGACCGCTCACTTATGTTCCACTCGAAACTGAAGAGGCCGAAGCATTGACTCCGAACCACTTTTTGCTCGGCTCTTCAAGTGGCATACGCGAAAGGGGGAGTGAAGACGATGGTGGAAGTATtttgtttaaacattttaaaattgctGGTCAATTGGCAGACCAATTTTGGAAGCGATGGGTGAGAGAGTACTTGCCAAATCTAACTAGGCGCTCCAAATGGTTCACGAAAAGTCCCGAGCCCATTGTCATTGGAGACATTGTAATTGTAGTCGACGAAAGCAGCAAGAGAGGATTGTGGCCAAAGGGTGTGGTAATAGACGTACACAAAGGTAAAGATCAACAAGTGCGCAGTGCGGTGGTTAAGACAATGAAAGGCCTCGTCACTCGGCCTGTAGTAAAATTGGCAAAACTGGATGTCATGAAGTAA
- the LOC131997745 gene encoding uncharacterized protein LOC131997745, which produces MENQKKEPQPIGLSSAPVPNTNNIPAANCPSDVFSPLGNATTCNWTLTTAAASNDTVPASIDAASAFSTIAFDDTTPTGGAVPKLAYINKPFGQPTIPVSGVNYEFPPYIPHPSKSHVSYINNFQGLPISTSINKMQSTSNSTMYGLSEHNFLSSTQINNGKNYQSSPSNNCIQEPVPIVEFNANNNIVCHNASSVARNPSSNILQPSLYFSAALPQQPIQTFTSSAYVSSNSANFLSNPNMFDTTPIFSQPILSTAYAQPTVTSSDTFLNNNTQFNNIVPMNVSMTSSQIAARHVMSKDLPIFSGRPEEWPVFITNYWQSTERCGFTNQENLIRLQRCLKGPALEAVRGKLMMPSTAGLAISTLQMLFGRPDVIHQTLQTKLREEPKVRLDNLNTLISLALAVQNYCSIIHAIGLNDYLVDPMLLNDLLSKLPSSMKLEWGRHSLSCGRVNLLSFDQWLFNLATCASQVTTFGFKYDDMGENKTNRRQGKERVMFHGVQTQNNSSSHSEDGSQATENVRNALCLKCSDEHKLANCPQFSSLKIGERWEFVRRNKLCFSCFGKHALRRCCFKKACGVDNCKLPHNVLLHENSSSQKPKLDVSKSTETAVLFHNRQQKVAVFRYVPITLYGKQKSINTWALIDEGVAEMESEIAAELDIDGPSEELCLRWTGDISKCYPHSKTLTLRISSQDPGYQKYDLKNVRTIESLDLPEQSLEPKMIESCKYLRNLPLKPYSQVRPRMIIGLDNAKLGAPLEICESENSELMAVKCRLGWAVYGRRNAKGFVSNNIFHICDCLNSQQEAEKMDELMRHYFSLDAVGVTPLKKALHSRDDERALQIMETTTTYCYEEKRWQTGLLWRYSEFNLPNSFPMAMRRLKCLEGKMLKEPNLKNFLVDKIREYEEKGYVRKLKKGEATIGGKSWYIPIFTVTNINKNKTRLVWDAAAKVDDISLNTCLLKGPDLLRSLIGILLRFREKPIAVCGDIREMFHQIKIIKEDQFSQMFLWREGEPSREVDVYCMQVMTFGASCSPSLANYVKDKNANRFVDEYPTAVAAIIENTFVDDWLHSCETEEDCFSNSCQRHP; this is translated from the coding sequence ATGGAAAATCAAAAGAAGGAGCCTCAGCCAATTGGTTTATCAAGTGCGCCGGTGCCAAACACCAACAACATACCAGCCGCTAACTGTCCATCTGATGTATTTTCCCCCCTCGGTAATGCCACCACCTGTAACTGGACGTTGACCACCGCTGCTGCTTCAAATGACACTGTACCAGCTTCCATCGACGCCGCATCTGCCTTCAGCACAATTGCATTCGACGACACCACACCCACCGGAGGTGCTGTTCCTAAACTTGCGTACATCAATAAACCTTTTGGGCAGCCAACAATTCCAGTGTCAGGGGTAAATTACGAATTTCCCCCATATATACCACATCCAAGTAAGTCGCATGTTTCGTATATAAATAATTTCCAGGGTCTGCCAATTTCCACATCCATCAATAAAATGCAAAGTACAAGTAATTCCACAATGTACGGGTTGTCAGAACATAATTTTTTAAGTTCAACCCAAATTAATAACGGTAAAAATTATCAGTCTTCTCCCTCCAACAATTGCATACAAGAACCAGTTCCAATAGTTGAATTTAATGCCAACAACAACATAGTTTGTCATAACGCAAGCAGCGTCGCGAGAAACCCATCTTCAAATATTCTGCAACCAAGTCTCTATTTCTCTGCTGCTCTGCCGCAACAGCCAATACAAACCTTCACATCAAGTGCATATGTCAGTTCAAACAGTGCTAACTTCTTGTCGAACCCCAACATGTTTGATACAACCCCCATATTTTCTCAGCCCATTCTGTCTACTGCATATGCACAGCCAACCGTGACGTCATCAGACACTTTTTTAAACaacaacactcaattcaataaCATTGTACCGATGAATGTTTCAATGACGTCATCGCAGATCGCTGCTCGACATGTTATGTCAAAAGATTTGCCGATATTCTCCGGTCGGCCAGAAGAATGGCCtgtttttataacaaattattGGCAGTCAACAGAACGATGTGGATTTACCAATCAGGAAAATTTAATTAGGCTTCAAAGGTGCTTAAAAGGTCCAGCTCTAGAAGCAGTAAGGGGCAAATTAATGATGCCATCCACTGCTGGTCTCGCGATAAGTACATTGCAAATGTTATTTGGCCGACCTGACGTCATACACCAAACTCTTCAAACAAAATTGCGAGAAGAACCAAAGGTTCGTTTGGACAATTTAAACACCTTAATTTCATTAGCTCTTGCAGTTCAAAATTATTGCTCAATAATTCACGCAATTGGACTCAACGACTACCTGGTAGACCCGATGCTGCTAAATGATTTGCTTTCCAAATTGCCATCTAGTATGAAACTCGAATGGGGTCGTCATAGTTTGTCTTGTGGTCGGGTGAATCTTCTCTCGTTTGATCAATGGTTGTTCAATTTAGCGACATGTGCCAGCCAGGTGACAACGTTTGGATTTAAGTATGATGACATGGGAGAAAACAAGACGAATCGAAGGCAGGGGAAAGAGCGTGTAATGTTTCACGGTGTTCAAACCCAAAATAATAGTTCATCGCATTCAGAAGACGGGAGTCAGGCAACCGAAAATGTACGTAATGCGCTGTGTCTTAAATGCAGCGATGAACACAAACTTGCGAATTGCCCACAATTTAGCTCCCTTAAAATTGGAGAAAGATGGGAATTtgttagaagaaacaaattGTGTTTTAGCTGTTTTGGAAAGCATGCGCTTCGACGATGCTGTTTTAAAAAGGCCTGTGGTGTTGATAACTGCAAATTGCCCCATAATGTTCTTCTCCATGAAAATAGTTCGAGTCAAAAACCAAAATTGGATGTATCTAAAAGCACAGAAACAGCTGTCCTATTCCATAATAGGCAACAAAAGGTGGCAGTTTTTCGATATGTTCCCATAACTTTGTACGGCAAGCAAAAGAGCATTAATACCTGGGCTCTCATCGATGAAGGTGTAGCGGAGATGGAAAGTGAAATCGCTgcggagctcgatattgacGGACCCTCAGAAGAGTTATGTCTTCGATGGACGGGAGACATCAGCAAATGTTATCCACACTCAAAAACTCTTACGCTAAGGATTTCCTCGCAAGACCCCGGATACCAAAAATATGATTTAAAGAATGTTAGAACTATCGAAAGCTTAGATCTTCCAGAACAGTcgcttgagccaaaaatgatagAATCTTGTAAATATCTGCGTAACTTGCCACTAAAGCCGTATTCTCAAGTCAGGCCGAGAATGATTATAGGTCTTGACAATGCAAAACTTGGGGCCCCTTTAGAAATTTGTGAAAGCGAGAACAGTGAGCTAATGGCTGTGAAGTGTAGGCTAGGATGGGCAGTGTATGGACGAAGGAACGCCAAAGGTTTTGTATCAAATAATATATTCCACATTTGCGATTGTCTAAACTCTCAGCAAGAGGCAGAAAAAATGGATGAGCTAATGAGACATTACTTCTCTTTAGATGCGGTCGGGGTTACCCCTTTGAAGAAAGCTTTACACTCGCGAGACGACGAGCGTGCTCTACAAATCATGGAGACAACTACAACATATTGCTATGAAGAGAAAAGATGGCAAACAGGTCTCTTGTGGAGGTATAGTGAATTTAATCTACCCAATTCTTTTCCTATGGCAATGCGGCGCTTAAAATGTTTGGAAGGCAAAATGTTGAAAGAGCCAaacttaaaaaactttttagtCGACAAAATAAGAGAGTACGAAGAAAAGGGGTACGtcagaaaacttaaaaaaggtGAAGCGACAATAGGAGGCAAATCGTGGTACATACCGATCTTCACCGTAACaaacattaataaaaataagacGAGATTAGTTTGGGATGCCGCCGCCAAAGTTGACGATATCTCTTTAAATACATGTCTTCTTAAAGGCCCCGATTTACTAAGGTCTTTAATTGGAATACTGTTGAGATTTCGGGAAAAGCCAATTGCGGTGTGCGGCGATATCCGAGAAATGTTCCACCAAATTAAGATAATAAAAGAAGatcaattttcacagatgtttTTGTGGCGAGAAGGTGAGCCCTCAAGAGAAGTTGATGTTTACTGCATGCAGGTTATGACTTTTGGTGCCTCTTGTTCCCCCTCGCTTGCTAATTATGTTAAAGACAAGAACGCAAACCGGTTTGTCGATGAATACCCCACTGCGGTGGCTGCCATAATCGAAAATACATTTGTAGACGATTGGCTACATAGTTGCGAAACAGAAGAGGATTGCTTTAGCAACAGCTGTCAGAGACATCCATAA